A genomic segment from Malus domestica chromosome 05, GDT2T_hap1 encodes:
- the LOC103435469 gene encoding uncharacterized protein, which translates to MKQILVQLSQLALLLLLLLVACSVPTTTARNQRPGFLFTRTTGRCTPQYWGSRRESWPKMVPQTSTVSKVFGSRAYERYRSDLTLLEATVRNDEENAYPRLVKQASAALLNSYARKGYPYTAWEVKTLLIQALVSEKAAALQAQHFSTANEACH; encoded by the exons ATGAAGCAAATATTAGTTCAACTGAGTCAACtcgctcttcttcttcttctgctacttGTTGCCTGCTCTGTTCCCACAACGACGGCCCGAAACCAACGGCCAGGATTTCTCTTCACAAGAACAACAGGAAGATGCACTCCTCA GTATTGGGGGAGCAGGAGGGAGTCGTGGCCGAAGATGGTCCCACAAACATCGACGGTGTCAAAGGTGTTTGGATCAAGAGCATACGAACGTTACAGATCCGATCTGACATTGCTTGAAGCGACGGTCAGGAATGACGAGGAGAATGCTTACCCTAGGCTGGTGAAGCAGGCGAGTGCAGCACTGCTGAACTCTTATGCAAGAAAAGGGTATCCTTACACAGCATGGGAGGTCAAGACTTTGTTGATCCAAGCTTTGGTGTCTGAGAAAGCAGCTGCCCTTCAAGCCCAACACTTTTCTACTGCCAATGAGGCTTGTCACTAA